Genomic DNA from Candidatus Koribacter versatilis Ellin345:
CCACGGCTTTCACCGCATCGTCGGCCGACCGCACCGTGCGTTGTTCCGGCGCGGTCGACTTCTGCGTCGAGAGCATCGGCCCGCCGAAATACAAATTCGGCCCGCGCTGTTTCCCTTCCGAGATCTCGCCGCGCCACTTTTTCATCACCTCGATATCGCTTCCCATGTCGCGAACCGAGGTAATTCCGTAGTTCAGCAACTCGTTGAGAAGAACACTGCTCCACTTCCCGTCGGCACTTACTCCCGCGAGGTGCACATGCATGTCCCAGAGTCCGGGCATGACATACCCACCCGTGTGCAACACGACGACACTTTTATCCAGTTTCCCCGCCGCACCCACGCTGCGAATGCGTTCCCCCTCGATCACGACATCCCGATGCTCGATAATTTTCCCCGCACGCACATCCACCACGTTCACGTCGTGCAGAACGGTCGATTTCTGCGCCCAACCGCTCACCGGAATTACAAGAAAAGCAAAAAGCAACAGTCGTCTCAGCATCGCCGCCGAGTCTAACCCACGTCTTTCCAATTCAAAGCAGCGATACTCGAACCGCGCAAAATCAGGGACGACCCCACGCGAAAGTAAGTTATTCACCTCAGTAACCAAAATTCGATTACCCGCTTGTTACCGGCGTTATATTTACTTTTGCAGGGTCTGGCTGCATTATCTTCCCCGTAAGTTCGGCAGTTCTGGGGGAGGGCTGCCGTCGGCGCCCTGTGGCGAAAGCCCGGGGCGTTTGATTTTTTGGGCGAGACTTCTCGAACTTGCTGCCCGACAAGTTCAAGCCCCATTCCGGACCCAATTTCGTGGCACTTCCTCACCTGAGTCCAAACTGAGGATTCCGCCATCTAACTCAAGTGATAGGATGAAATTTCGGCCTAAGGGTGCAATCCGGGCCGTATGTAGTCCACCCGGAATCCTGGGTTCTATCTCAGCCTGGAGGCGCAATGGCAACTGACACGATCGTAGAAGTAACAGATTCGAATTTTGACCAATTAGTTCTGAAATCCGATAAACCCGTCCTCATTGATTTCTGGGCAGCATGGTGCGGTCCCTGTAAGGCACTCGCCCCGATCGTGGACGAAGTGGCGCAGTCGTATAACGGCAAAGTAACGGTCGGCAAAATGGACGTCGACAAGAACGCCGCGACCCCGTCCCGCTACGGCATCCGTGGCATCCCCACCCTTCTGCTCTTCAAGGGCGGCCAGGTGCAGGAACAAATCGTCGGCTACGTGGCCCGCGAGCGCATCGAGCAGGCGATCAACAAAGCCCTCTAAAGCGCACCTATAAAAAGTTCAAGCCCAGCCGCAAAGGCTGGGCTTC
This window encodes:
- the trxA gene encoding thioredoxin, with protein sequence MATDTIVEVTDSNFDQLVLKSDKPVLIDFWAAWCGPCKALAPIVDEVAQSYNGKVTVGKMDVDKNAATPSRYGIRGIPTLLLFKGGQVQEQIVGYVARERIEQAINKAL